The Corvus moneduloides isolate bCorMon1 chromosome 4, bCorMon1.pri, whole genome shotgun sequence genomic interval ATGTGACCCACAGGCCCCCAAGTATCGGGGAGGGTGGGTACAACAGATGCTGGGAGAAGGCATGCAGGGAATATTTGAGAGCCACTGTGCTGGGATGTGATGGAGTGTATTTATATTGGCAGTGTTAAAAGGCATCCCTTTTAGGCACAGCACCTCTTCTCAGTACTCTACAGGACAATGGACTTCCCCAGACAGAGCCTCCCTAAACTGGTTTGAACACTAAACCCATGTTAAGCAGCCAATTACCAAATTAACGccttttaaaatctatttcttgCAAACAACAACAGCTTCCATTTCTGCATATACAACTGATCACCAGAGATGTTTCCATGTATTTCTAAAACTTGTAAGCAAGTTTCTCAGACTATACAGATAATAACAGATCACTTAAAACTAGAAACAATCTCCTCGAAAACAGTTGATGAATAGTCAAAATAGAGCTAACCACTCTCAcatgtaaataaattaattattttgctcCACCTACTCTGTGTTATTAGCCAGATAAGGTAAAACACAAAAATGGCAGGGAAACTACTTCTAATAACTTACCTGTCCAGGTGTGATAGCTCTTGCTGGCTTTACTAGTGTTACCCACACACTCCCATCTTGGTTTAGAGTCAGGACACAAGGCACTAGAGCAGAAAATTATCAGAAACACCTGACATGAGCAGAAAACCTGACAGTTAACCATTATGTTCATgttaaagaaggaaaacctAGGCTAAACAGATCTAAGTCAAGGTACAGAATTGTTGCATAACACACTGCAGAAACAGGAAGGCCAAGCCAAAACCTTTCCACTATCTGCAGAACTACAGCAACACGCTACCAGAGTTTCACAAACTGAGTAagacaaaaagtaaaacaaggTTTGACTACCCAGTGCCATCTGGTGCCGAAATCTTAAATGACATTCCATCATCTTCTCTCTAACAAGCTCTGCCGGAGGTTCCTCCGCTATCCAGTGCACTCGGTTTGTCCGCAGGAGGTCTCTGTACAGAGCAGGGTGATCTCTTGATGGTGCCTTAAAAAACGTTTATTTATTGCTGATGTTTTTGCCAAAGAGGTGGAGCTTGTAAAGTGAAGCATGAAGTATAGAAGGAGCATCAAGCCATAGCAAGATGAAGGCAATGTGAGCAAGAAAGAAAGCATTTGTTAGCACTTAAGTAGGCTACAGCAAGTCTGAATGCTTTGTCAGTCTTCCACTCCCCTCAGAGTCATGTCTCTTCCTGTATGCTTTTCCCTCCAACTGCATTTCTGCCTTCTTCAGGCTGAGTTCAGAAATCTGACCTCCTTTATCCTATCTCAACAAGATGCTaccttcttctttttcagcttcCCAAATGAACACCTCTCCAACAAAGGCATTGCCTTTGACAAACTCACTGCAgggcataaaaaaaaatttcttagtGTTCCTGTGTGTTTCTTCTCAATTCTCATTTGATTATGGTCCCCCCCACCAGCACACCAACAAGTAGCAGAACACCTTATCACAATCACATCAGTATCCAAGAGGAGTAACAACTGCATGAACAGGAAGAAACATCATATGATTAGCCATTAACACACCAATTATTTGCATTATTATACATATTCTGCCTCAGTTTTCAAAATGATAAAACTCTGTCACTGGCTCCTTATTCTTTTactagaaaaacaaagcagcaatATATCATAAACCAAGATAATACGTATTTTATAAACCACGTCCTAATAACTAAGATAAAATCCTCATCCTTTAGAGTAGAAAATGAGAGTTCAGGAGATTGGCTGATTCTTTTCAGTATTTGCCTTTTGCTTGGAAAAGCTCTGTGCCAAAATCTAAAACAATTTGGTGCTCATGAAAAGCCtgtttggaaaatgtttcataTCTGCTGATACACTAGTTGGTTCTTGTTTCCCCCAAGAGGAAAGCCAAGAATTCTGCCCACGTTAGGCTCATGCTCCATATAGCAGCAGTCACAAAATGTATGCATTAGTCATTTGCAAACCCGGTGTTAATTAACTCACCACATAGACATCTCCAGTGCTGACATCTTTGTCTACAACAAACCAAGCATCCTTGAGGCCTGCCAGCCGAGCCCTCTGGCCTATTGTGAAGAGGAACCAACctaaagaaatataaaaatggaaTATTGCTAGGaacttttcatctttttctttcagaaaaacacattaaaataatttccccaaAACGTTACCACTAAACAAAGAATAACAAACCAAGCTGCCTTAGAGAAGAGGACCAGTCACAAACTAAAACTAACATCTACTTGAAATTTCATCTGTACTTGAAATGCAAACTAAAGATTTCAAATAATCCATTTCACCTGTGGTATTCTTAGGTCTTATAAAAGacaaacatttctttatttcagtttcaatttgtgggttttttaccATTCAGTCTTGCCAGTCCCTTACTTTTATGTACCAGTGTAACACTCTATTACCATACATTACATGGGAGAGGAACTCAATTCTGGCAGCTTGAACTGAGGACAGCAAAGGAAGAACACatgtgagaaaaggaaaagttaaGGTGCCCATGTTTGATGCTGTCCTGCTGTGTATCACTGAGGTGCATTTTCTTCTACAAAGTTTAGATACTAAAGATTATGGAAAGGAAGCACAGTCATTTTGAAGGAATTAAGTGAACAATGGTCTCCTGGTATTAAAATAACAACCACTTAGTATTGACAGAGTAACCCTAATAATTATTTGCTTTCCTGCAATATGGAACAACTAATCAAGAATCAGTTGTAGTTCAAGGCTCTACTATTGGATACAGCAAATTTTCCATGGTTTAACAAACAGGGTAAAAATTTGTAGACTCCTTTGGAATTTCCCAAAATTTGTCCCTCCAAATATAAGCAGTATTGttccatttatttaaaagtaagtTATTACGGTAAGTTAGCCAATTACCTTTGTGTCTTCCCATCACCTTCTTATCTTCAATGGAAATAAAGTTACCTGGTTGAGGTTCCAAATACTAACAAAGAGGAAGAGGTAAGTCACAAGACAGCCCAAGAAGACCTCACAGCATATTTCAGATCCTGTAACTACATTCTCTTGaagctgaagaagaagaaagaagcaaactCTGCCCAAGCAGCTTACTGACTCTTCCTCAATACTGCtctcacagaaaagcaggaagggcAGTAACTCTAGGCTTCAAGTCCCCTATCCTCACATATGTCAGGGGACAGCAGGATCCAGCAATTTGTCCCTCTCACATTCCAACCATTTGTCAGAGCCTGGCAGGCACAGGAGTGCATGTTCACTCCTTTTGCCCCAGAAAAGGAGTGACTGCTGGTAGAGGGGCAAGATACCTCTCCCAGGCTGTGGGTGTCAGCTTCTAACTAGGCTTCGGACTGCAAAGGCAGGTGGGACATTGCTACTTACTGTGGGCCACAAGCTGCTGGAGATTTTTCTATAGACAGTGACTGAAGgccagaagaaaacaaagattgTCACAGATTTAGTGTTGCTCACCTCGAGAAGGAATTTTTCAAAGTTCCTTTCACCAATGAAGCAGACCCCCATACTCTGAAAAGGAAACATGGAATTGAATccataaaagcagagaaaaacatttgaaataatgtCTGTCCAAGAAATTGTTTGAAATAATCTGTCCaagatggtttttttccctcccatatATGCCAAACTATCTTAGGCATGTCATAAACAAATCCACAACATCTGCTGCAACATAGGTAAACTAATTCTATACAGAATCGGTGAGAGCTGTAAGCACTGAAAGTAAGAGAGATACTAGGAAATAGAAAATCTGTttgataaataaatacattaaccTTGGTGACTAGATTGTATGTACATTAAAAACAGAAGTCTCTTTCATACTGAGGTACAAAAGTAACAAAATGATACAGTGATGGTCcatctcttgaaaaaaaacactttcagaatgaaacaggcttttcttttcctttcagttatTGCTGACATTCTTCAAGCATCCATTTACTGAGGCTGAATATAAACATGAAAAGCAATCAAGGCAGCATCAGCAAAACAACTACTGCCTGCATTACAGTTTTTAAGATCAACTCATGAAGTCTTAGTTCTCAAAGAAAcgtaactttttttttttttaagagtaacTATGGGAAAAGAGTATGATCCAATTTCTAAAGACATAGTGAAAAATTACAGAGAGGAAGCTCTTAAAAGCTATGGAGAATAAAGACCAGAGGCTTCTCCCTTGCTGTGATAGAGGATGCTTTCCTTCAGGCTCACAGCATCTGACACATTCACCTTCATCTTAGCTCTTCTGACATACAACAGTAGACAAAATACCTGCAAGCTAAAATGCACAACTAACCACAAGCTCCTGAAAGTACTTTTACGGCAGTAGCCAGCTATGAAAAATGCTTCCCAGCCTATTATATTATTCTTTTCTATTAGAAACTGATGGGTTGCCGGAGATTAAAGTTCGAAAAGTTCAGGAAAGTTGTTTTAGAGAGAAATACACATCAAAAGAGTTTTAAGTGTTACCAtgcctcttttttctttaacacatGATGAAGGTCATGTTCTGCTGCTATCTTCTTTACAAAACTTTTTGTTAAATCCCCTAAAGGGAAGATCGTTTTCCTCAAAGCATCCTGTGAGATCTGACTTAGAAAGAATG includes:
- the TRMU gene encoding mitochondrial tRNA-specific 2-thiouridylase 1 isoform X2, which translates into the protein MLAAQGRRVACAVSGGVDSAVAALLLRRRGYQVTGVFMKNWDPLDERGACSIDRDCEDAYRVCQKLDIPFHQVSYVKEYWNEVFSDLLKEYELGRTPNPDILCNKHIKFNYFLHYAVDNLGADAIATGHYARTSLEDEEVFQQKHTRRPQRLFRNRFEVRNTVKLLQGADLFKDQTFFLSQISQDALRKTIFPLGDLTKSFVKKIAAEHDLHHVLKKKESMGVCFIGERNFEKFLLEYLEPQPGNFISIEDKKVMGRHKGWFLFTIGQRARLAGLKDAWFVVDKDVSTGDVYVAPSRDHPALYRDLLRTNRVHWIAEEPPAELVREKMMECHLRFRHQMALGVSDNFLL
- the TRMU gene encoding mitochondrial tRNA-specific 2-thiouridylase 1 isoform X3, which codes for MQLLLGIMPGPHWRMRKCFNRNILEDHRGFSETVLKLEIISQDALRKTIFPLGDLTKSFVKKIAAEHDLHHVLKKKESMGVCFIGERNFEKFLLEYLEPQPGNFISIEDKKVMGRHKGWFLFTIGQRARLAGLKDAWFVVDKDVSTGDVYVAPSRDHPALYRDLLRTNRVHWIAEEPPAELVREKMMECHLRFRHQMALVPCVLTLNQDGSVWVTLVKPARAITPGQFAVFYKGDECLGSGKILRMGPSVYTLQQGKNREESPKKEEIDKIEPAT